Proteins found in one Panicum hallii strain FIL2 chromosome 4, PHallii_v3.1, whole genome shotgun sequence genomic segment:
- the LOC112888919 gene encoding uncharacterized protein LOC112888919, translating to MPRRPGTPSLRHALVATAPAARKSTLHALRKEWENLAFKPGEDVDDFALRLNTLLQKMVQYGDDTYDEERAVEKLFRCVPEKYKQIARSIESLLDLSTMSIEEAIGRLKVVDSDEPQPLSGPITREQWEACQGDGRRVPHSSSTGGRRRGKPRKARGDA from the exons A TGCCAAGGAGGCCTGGGACGCCATCGCTGCGGCACGCATTGGTAGCGACCGCGCCCGCGGCCCGCAAGTCCACACTGCATGCACTTCGCAAGGAGTGGGAGAATCTGGCCTTCAAGCCAGGTGAGGATGTTGATGACTTTGCTCTCCGCCTCAACACTCTGCTGCAGAAGATGGTGCAGTACGGCGATGACACCTACGATGAGGAGAGAGCTGTTGAGAAGCTCTTTCGCTGCGTCCCCGAGAAGTACAAGCAGATAGCTCGCTCGATCGAGTCTCTGCTGGACCTCTCCACGATGTCGATCGAGGAGGCAATAGGTCGCCTCAAGGTCGTCGACAGCGATGAGCCGCAGCCTCTCTCGGGGCCTATCACTCGGGAACAGTGGGAGGCCTGCCAGGGTGACGGGAGGAGGGTTCCCCACTCCTCCTCGACAGGCGGCCGCAGGCGTGGCAAGCCGCGCAAGGCGCGCGGAGACGCCTAG